From Acomys russatus chromosome 25, mAcoRus1.1, whole genome shotgun sequence, a single genomic window includes:
- the LOC127208496 gene encoding 40S ribosomal protein S20-like produces the protein MVFKYTGKMPAEPKVVVHRIRVMLSDRKVKSLVKVCVNLTKGTKEKNLKVKGLVRMLTKSLKIVLRRTPCGEGSKMWDHFQMRIHKQLIDLHGPSEI, from the exons ATGGTTTTTAAATATACCGGAAAGATGCCTGCGGAACCTAAGGTGGTGGTTCACCGAATTAGAGTCATGCTTTCCGATCGTAAAGTAAAGTCACTGGTGAAGGTGTGTGTCAATCTGACCAAAGGCACAAAGGAAAAGAACCTGAAAGTGAAAGGATTGGTGCGCATGCTTACCAAGTCACTGAAA attgtGTTGAGGAGAACACCTTGTGGTGAAGGTTCCAAGATGTGGGATCATTTCCAAATGAGAATCCACAAGCAACTCATTGACTTACACGGTCCTTCTGagatttga